In Lepidochelys kempii isolate rLepKem1 chromosome 10, rLepKem1.hap2, whole genome shotgun sequence, a single window of DNA contains:
- the TERB2 gene encoding telomere repeats-binding bouquet formation protein 2 has product MFRGRSAWFSQSVSRELRDLWVAEGGVISTHHGADYLFSSDASHLDTQRIHQSLDYIEGKATVFHSCYLSANASASSEMKQTVALGHFILPPACVQEEIRRKLGSFIWEQMNDSLMERLDELTPVEIKTSIKEDEQRIKGKKDLDGSSKEKIVSKTPVGGKPAYCPLQDYPVNNMVTGYVSSSEMKKYLGELNDFIPGTSGYSVYWIKNEMDIFSDVKNKLKRKL; this is encoded by the exons TGGCTGAAGGAGGAGTGATTTCAACTCATCATGGTGCTGATTACCTGTTCAGCAGTGATGCTTCACACCTTGATACACAGAG AATACACCAGAGCCTAGATTATATAGAGGGTAAAGCTACAGTTTTTCATTCTTGTTATCTCTCTGCAAATGCAAGTGCCAGCTCTGAAATGAAACAGACAGTGGCTTTGGGTCACTTCATCCTTCCTCCTGCCTGTGTGCAAGAAG AAATTAGAAGAAAACTTGGTAGTTTTATATGGGAGCAGATGAATGATTCCCTGATGGAACGG CTTGATGAATTAACACCAGTTGAAATAAAGACTAGCATAAAAGAGGATGAGCAAAGAATAAAGGGCAAAAAAGACCTGGATGGAAG CAGTAAAGAAAAAATAGTATCAAAAACACCAGTGGGAGGGAAACCTGCATACTGTCCACTTCAGGATTATCCAGTGAACAACATGGTGACAG GTTATGTCTCTTCTAGTGAGATGAAGAAATACCTTGGGGAACTAAATGACTTCATTCCTGGCACTTCAGGTTACTCTGTATATTGGATTAAAAATGAAATGGACATTTTCTCTGATgtgaaaaataaattgaaaaggaAACTATaa